The Psychrosphaera ytuae genome includes a region encoding these proteins:
- the gyrA gene encoding DNA topoisomerase (ATP-hydrolyzing) subunit A codes for MTDLANNISPINIEEELKTSYLDYAMSVIVGRALPDVRDGLKPVHRRVLFAMNELKNDWNKPYKKSARVVGDVIGKYHPHGDSAVYDTIVRMAQPFSLRYTLVDGQGNFGSIDGDSAAAMRYTEVRMEKLAHELLADLEKETVDFVPNYDGTEQIPAVLPTKVPNLLVNGSSGIAVGMATNIPPHNLREVIAATLALSHNGDITLPELMEHLPGPDFPTGAIINGRKGIEEAYRTGRGKVYIRARTEIETDEKTGKDTIVVTEIPYQVNKARLIEKIAELVKDKKLEGISALRDESDKDGMRIVIELKRGEPTEVILNHLFALTQMQTVFGINMVALDHGQPKILNLKEMLEAFLSHRREVVTRRTVYDLRKARDRAHILEALAIALANIDEIIELIKTSPTPAEAKVRLTARGWKLGDVAAMLERAGDDAARPEWLEPEYGIRDGEYHMTEQQAQAILELRLHKLTGLEHEKILGEYADLLELIAELLEILGSPARLMEVIREELELIRETYGDERCTEIRDASHDINLEDLINEEDVVVTLSHEGYTKYQPLTDYQAQRRGGRGKSATKMKDEDFIEKLLIANTHDTILCFSDFGRMYWLKVYQLPLASRQSRGRPIVNLLPLDAEEKITTILPVKEFEEDKFVFMATANGTVKKTALTEYSRPRSSGIIAVNLNEGDKLIGAAITNGEDEIMLFSQNGKVVRFHENQVRSMGRTATGVRGIKLTEESKVVSLIVPNHEDNILTVTENGFGKRTPQHEYPAKSRATQGVVSIKVSERNGLVVGATQVADNHEIMIISDKGTLVRTRVEEVSVVGRNTQGVRLIRTIEGESVVGLAKIEEIEEPEDELIEGSEGEATGEQSLETTEANDSENSASDAEGEA; via the coding sequence ATGACAGATCTCGCCAACAATATTAGTCCGATTAATATTGAAGAAGAATTAAAAACCAGTTACCTAGATTATGCGATGAGTGTAATCGTAGGCCGTGCGTTACCAGATGTCCGCGATGGATTGAAACCGGTACATCGACGCGTTTTGTTCGCCATGAACGAACTAAAAAACGACTGGAACAAACCTTATAAAAAGTCTGCTCGTGTCGTCGGTGACGTCATCGGTAAATATCACCCACACGGAGATAGTGCGGTTTACGACACTATCGTACGTATGGCTCAGCCTTTTTCACTACGTTATACGTTAGTAGACGGTCAGGGTAACTTCGGTTCTATCGATGGTGACTCAGCGGCTGCAATGCGTTACACAGAAGTTCGTATGGAAAAACTAGCACACGAACTTTTGGCAGACTTAGAAAAAGAAACGGTCGACTTTGTTCCGAACTACGATGGTACAGAACAAATTCCAGCTGTACTTCCAACAAAAGTTCCTAACCTGCTTGTAAATGGTTCATCTGGTATTGCCGTAGGTATGGCAACCAATATACCGCCTCACAACCTACGTGAAGTTATTGCCGCAACGTTAGCGCTGTCTCACAACGGTGACATTACATTGCCTGAGTTGATGGAACACCTTCCTGGACCAGATTTTCCTACTGGGGCAATTATCAATGGTCGAAAAGGCATTGAAGAAGCCTATCGCACTGGTCGTGGCAAGGTGTATATCCGAGCTCGCACAGAAATTGAGACGGACGAAAAGACAGGTAAAGACACAATTGTCGTTACTGAAATTCCTTATCAAGTAAACAAAGCAAGATTAATCGAAAAAATCGCTGAGTTGGTAAAGGATAAAAAATTAGAAGGTATTTCTGCACTTCGCGACGAATCAGATAAAGACGGTATGCGTATCGTTATCGAGCTGAAGCGCGGTGAACCTACAGAAGTCATTCTTAATCACTTGTTTGCACTAACCCAAATGCAAACTGTGTTCGGTATTAACATGGTCGCTCTAGATCATGGCCAGCCAAAAATCCTTAACCTTAAGGAAATGCTAGAAGCATTCTTATCGCACCGCCGTGAAGTTGTAACTCGCAGAACCGTTTATGACTTAAGAAAAGCGCGAGATCGTGCGCATATATTAGAAGCACTAGCAATCGCACTCGCTAACATTGATGAAATTATTGAATTAATCAAAACATCTCCGACACCTGCAGAAGCTAAAGTTCGATTAACTGCTCGTGGTTGGAAGTTAGGTGATGTAGCGGCAATGTTAGAGCGCGCTGGTGATGATGCAGCACGTCCAGAGTGGTTAGAGCCTGAATATGGGATTCGCGATGGCGAGTACCATATGACTGAGCAACAAGCTCAAGCTATCCTTGAATTGCGTCTACACAAGTTAACCGGCTTAGAACACGAGAAGATCCTAGGCGAATACGCAGATCTGTTAGAGTTAATCGCTGAACTTCTTGAGATTTTGGGATCACCAGCTCGTTTGATGGAAGTAATTCGTGAAGAGTTAGAATTAATCCGCGAAACATATGGCGATGAGCGTTGCACAGAAATCCGTGATGCATCTCACGATATTAATCTTGAAGATTTAATCAACGAAGAAGACGTAGTTGTAACACTATCTCACGAAGGTTATACCAAGTATCAGCCGTTGACTGACTATCAAGCTCAACGTCGTGGTGGCCGTGGTAAATCTGCAACTAAGATGAAAGATGAAGACTTCATCGAGAAGCTATTAATTGCTAACACACACGATACTATTCTGTGCTTCTCTGACTTTGGTCGTATGTATTGGTTGAAGGTTTACCAATTGCCATTGGCGAGCCGTCAATCTCGTGGCCGTCCAATCGTTAATTTATTACCTTTAGACGCGGAAGAGAAGATCACAACGATTCTTCCAGTTAAAGAGTTTGAAGAAGATAAGTTCGTATTCATGGCGACAGCTAACGGTACGGTTAAGAAGACAGCTCTAACAGAATATTCTCGTCCTCGTTCAAGCGGCATCATCGCTGTTAACCTTAATGAAGGTGACAAGCTAATCGGCGCTGCGATTACCAACGGCGAAGATGAAATTATGTTGTTCTCGCAAAACGGCAAAGTTGTACGTTTCCATGAAAACCAAGTACGTTCAATGGGACGTACGGCAACAGGTGTACGTGGTATTAAGCTTACTGAAGAAAGTAAAGTAGTATCACTTATCGTACCTAACCATGAAGACAACATCTTGACCGTAACTGAAAACGGCTTTGGTAAACGTACTCCACAACATGAGTACCCAGCTAAGAGTCGTGCGACACAAGGTGTTGTTTCTATAAAGGTCAGTGAGCGTAATGGTTTAGTAGTTGGAGCGACACAAGTTGCCGACAATCACGAAATCATGATCATCAGTGACAAAGGAACATTGGTAAGAACTCGTGTCGAGGAAGTGAGCGTTGTTGGTCGTAACACCCAAGGTGTACGTCTAATTCGTACGATTGAAGGTGAATCTGTTGTTGGTCTAGCTAAGATCGAAGAAATAGAAGAGCCGGAAGACGAACTAATTGAAGGTTCTGAAGGCGAAGCAACAGGTGAACAATCACTTGAAACGACAGAAGCAAATGATTCTGAAAACTCAGCGTCAGATGCTGAAGGCGAAGCTTAA
- a CDS encoding DUF2987 domain-containing protein, whose product MSLLKIKMGAWLAPICLLASSFAVADTKMVLNYDGFFDRIEKLDEPEFTSVKLAFYLKQLSDGQVCPIKNVTLKTKLKEKPVYFYDTGEVVLPYDKQLDLDKAKVIIDKDTLEECGLDMRLESTELFQSEVSTSRITKLTSQFDGALESLAGMMAFLTPDVVGVTFLAAPADELKVVNSKVGQCKSNRCTITIKEIEQVDTVLFNLAPVKALPYITK is encoded by the coding sequence ATGAGTCTTTTAAAAATAAAAATGGGTGCTTGGTTAGCGCCCATTTGTTTATTGGCCAGCAGTTTTGCGGTTGCAGATACCAAAATGGTTTTAAACTATGATGGCTTTTTCGACCGAATCGAAAAGCTCGATGAGCCTGAATTTACTAGTGTAAAGTTAGCGTTTTATTTAAAGCAACTGTCTGACGGGCAGGTTTGTCCAATCAAAAACGTGACGCTCAAAACTAAGCTCAAGGAAAAGCCCGTCTACTTCTATGATACGGGCGAAGTCGTTCTTCCTTATGACAAGCAGCTAGACTTGGACAAAGCAAAAGTGATCATTGATAAAGACACTCTAGAAGAGTGTGGTTTAGATATGAGACTAGAGTCTACGGAGCTGTTTCAGTCAGAAGTAAGCACAAGTCGTATTACAAAGTTAACTAGCCAATTTGATGGTGCGTTAGAGTCTCTTGCTGGAATGATGGCTTTTTTAACACCTGATGTTGTAGGTGTTACATTTTTGGCTGCACCAGCCGATGAATTGAAGGTAGTTAACTCAAAAGTGGGCCAGTGCAAATCTAATCGATGCACGATCACCATAAAAGAAATTGAGCAGGTTGATACTGTCTTATTTAACCTTGCACCCGTTAAGGCTTTACCTTACATCACTAAATAA
- the nrdB gene encoding class Ia ribonucleoside-diphosphate reductase subunit beta, translating into MRYTTFNQNDVNPLEQPMFFGESVNVARYDQQRHSIFEKLIEKQLSFFWRPEEVDVSRDRADFQNMTDSEKHIFISNLKYQTLLDSVQGRSPNVALLPITSLPELETWIETWSFSETIHSRSYTHILRNLFTDPSAVFDDIVKNEEILRRATDISKYYDDLIFHTQLFQTLGEGQHIVDGETYNVTQRELKKKLYLAVNSINALEAIRFYVSFACTFAFAEREIMEGNSKIIRLIARDENLHLTSTQHIINLWADGQDDPEMQEISMECFQEAQDIFMQAVQQEKEWAAYLFKDGSMIGLNEEILCQYVEYIANHRMTAIGMPAKFDVKSNPLPWMNKYLESDNVQVAPQEAEISSYLVGQIDSEVNAAEFDGFEL; encoded by the coding sequence ATGCGTTATACCACTTTTAACCAAAATGATGTGAATCCTCTAGAGCAGCCAATGTTTTTTGGCGAAAGCGTGAACGTTGCGCGTTATGACCAACAGCGCCATTCTATTTTTGAGAAGCTAATCGAAAAGCAACTGTCTTTCTTCTGGCGTCCAGAAGAAGTTGACGTGAGCCGCGATCGTGCAGACTTCCAAAACATGACGGATAGTGAAAAACACATTTTTATCTCTAACCTTAAATATCAAACGCTATTAGATTCGGTACAAGGTAGAAGCCCTAACGTTGCATTGTTGCCAATTACATCACTGCCTGAGTTAGAAACTTGGATCGAAACTTGGTCGTTCAGCGAAACGATTCACTCGCGTTCTTACACACATATTTTACGTAACTTGTTTACGGACCCTAGTGCGGTTTTTGATGACATCGTGAAAAACGAAGAGATTTTACGTCGAGCTACGGATATCTCTAAGTATTATGATGACTTGATTTTCCATACTCAATTATTTCAAACACTAGGCGAAGGTCAGCATATTGTAGACGGCGAAACGTATAACGTAACGCAACGTGAATTGAAGAAAAAATTATATTTGGCGGTTAATTCAATTAATGCCTTAGAAGCGATTCGTTTCTACGTTAGTTTTGCTTGTACTTTTGCATTTGCAGAACGCGAAATCATGGAAGGTAACTCAAAGATCATTCGTCTAATTGCCCGTGATGAAAACTTACACTTAACCTCTACGCAACACATCATTAATTTGTGGGCTGACGGTCAAGATGATCCTGAAATGCAAGAGATCAGCATGGAGTGTTTCCAAGAAGCACAAGATATCTTCATGCAAGCTGTACAACAGGAAAAAGAGTGGGCAGCATACTTGTTCAAAGATGGCTCAATGATTGGTCTAAACGAAGAAATTTTATGCCAATATGTAGAGTACATTGCAAACCACCGCATGACTGCCATAGGTATGCCAGCTAAGTTCGATGTGAAGAGCAACCCTCTTCCATGGATGAACAAATATTTAGAGTCAGACAACGTCCAAGTAGCGCCACAAGAAGCTGAAATTAGTTCTTACCTAGTAGGCCAAATTGACTCTGAAGTTAATGCTGCCGAGTTTGATGGCTTTGAGCTATAA
- the yfaE gene encoding class I ribonucleotide reductase maintenance protein YfaE → MTKVKVSKGSDSDTSFEFKESDTNLLNALQSNGVDILYHCREGFCGACRCKIKDGDVEYLNEPLAFVRRGEILTCCSKPTSDIEIELI, encoded by the coding sequence ATGACGAAGGTAAAGGTCTCAAAAGGAAGTGATTCCGATACTAGCTTTGAGTTTAAAGAAAGTGATACAAACCTACTTAATGCGTTACAAAGTAACGGAGTAGATATCTTGTATCACTGCCGTGAGGGATTTTGTGGCGCATGCCGTTGTAAAATAAAAGACGGTGACGTTGAATACTTGAACGAACCTTTAGCGTTTGTTCGACGCGGTGAAATCTTAACCTGTTGCAGTAAACCCACATCAGATATAGAAATAGAGCTTATTTAA
- a CDS encoding glucosaminidase domain-containing protein: protein MNNVGRIFTQVFLLFVLGVAAIYPFLDKGTPTQEQPKPVVKKNKSVKKYSNEFLPDFSAIRDVKKKKTEFFGYLKPLVEQVNEEVRANRAFIKSLDALPTEGEELARLNKLLKRYDIEVEGDFVEMKKVLLRRVDTLPVALVLMQAANESAWGTSRFALQANNLFGQWCFSPGCGVVPKGRPKGETYEVRKFDHPIDSIRSYFNNLNTGHAYKDLRAIRQELRNEGVQPSATELAEGLTKYSIRREEYVVEIQNMIRVNKKYL, encoded by the coding sequence ATGAATAATGTAGGTCGTATCTTTACCCAGGTTTTTTTGTTATTTGTTCTGGGTGTTGCAGCTATTTATCCATTTTTAGATAAGGGCACGCCCACTCAGGAACAACCTAAGCCCGTAGTGAAAAAAAATAAATCGGTAAAAAAATACAGCAATGAATTTTTACCAGACTTTTCTGCAATTAGAGACGTGAAGAAAAAGAAGACTGAGTTTTTTGGTTATCTCAAGCCTTTAGTTGAACAAGTGAATGAAGAAGTAAGGGCAAATCGCGCTTTCATTAAGAGTCTTGATGCTCTACCGACTGAAGGTGAGGAATTAGCAAGGTTAAACAAACTTTTAAAACGTTATGATATAGAGGTTGAAGGTGACTTCGTTGAAATGAAAAAAGTTTTGTTGAGACGTGTCGATACTTTGCCCGTGGCGCTCGTACTCATGCAAGCGGCAAATGAGAGTGCGTGGGGCACGTCTCGTTTTGCCTTACAAGCAAACAACTTATTTGGTCAGTGGTGCTTCTCACCAGGTTGTGGTGTGGTTCCGAAAGGCCGACCAAAAGGTGAAACTTATGAAGTTCGCAAGTTTGACCACCCAATAGATTCTATTCGTAGTTATTTTAATAACTTAAATACCGGGCATGCGTACAAAGATTTACGTGCAATTCGTCAAGAGCTCCGCAATGAGGGTGTTCAACCATCTGCTACCGAATTAGCAGAAGGACTAACTAAATATTCGATACGCCGTGAAGAGTATGTCGTTGAAATACAAAATATGATCCGTGTTAACAAAAAGTATTTATAA
- the ubiG gene encoding bifunctional 2-polyprenyl-6-hydroxyphenol methylase/3-demethylubiquinol 3-O-methyltransferase UbiG, with amino-acid sequence MNSEANVSGNVDHQEIEKFNSIASAWWDQSGEFKPLHLLNPVRVSYIQQKINALSEKHLLDIGCGGGILAEQLAKLGANVTGIDLAEDSLAVAKLHALEQGVKNVSYEKVSAEQHAVACPEQYDVVTCLEMLEHVPDPQSIVKAAVDACKPGGKLFFSTLNKTFKSYLLAIVAAEKMLKLVPDGTHDFEKFIRPADLIRWIESHGVKVRESIGVHYNPLTEQFSIKPGVDVNYILYCEKL; translated from the coding sequence ATGAATTCTGAGGCAAATGTGAGTGGTAATGTAGACCACCAAGAAATAGAAAAATTTAACTCCATCGCATCTGCATGGTGGGACCAAAGTGGTGAATTTAAGCCGCTTCACCTATTGAATCCGGTTCGAGTTTCTTATATTCAACAAAAGATTAATGCCCTTTCCGAGAAGCATTTACTCGATATTGGTTGTGGTGGCGGAATTCTCGCCGAACAACTCGCTAAATTAGGTGCTAACGTAACTGGTATTGATCTTGCCGAAGATTCTTTGGCTGTGGCCAAACTGCACGCACTTGAACAAGGCGTAAAAAATGTAAGCTACGAAAAAGTGTCCGCAGAACAACACGCTGTGGCATGCCCCGAGCAGTATGATGTAGTTACGTGTCTAGAAATGCTTGAACACGTACCAGACCCTCAGTCTATTGTAAAAGCCGCTGTAGATGCGTGTAAGCCAGGTGGAAAGCTATTTTTTTCGACATTAAACAAAACGTTCAAAAGCTATCTACTTGCTATTGTCGCGGCTGAAAAAATGTTAAAGCTTGTTCCTGACGGTACACACGACTTTGAAAAATTCATTAGACCAGCGGATCTTATTCGCTGGATCGAGTCACATGGCGTAAAAGTTAGAGAGTCAATCGGTGTTCACTACAACCCGTTGACTGAGCAGTTTTCTATAAAGCCAGGTGTCGATGTTAACTACATTCTGTATTGTGAAAAGTTATAA
- the nrdA gene encoding class 1a ribonucleoside-diphosphate reductase subunit alpha — protein sequence MNNSLSVSKRDGSKEPLDLEKIHRVITWAAKGLDNVSVSEVEIRSHIQFYDGIKTEDIHETIIKAAADLISETTPDYQYLSARLAVFHLRKKAYGQFEPPRLYDHVKKMVSEKRYDEHLLADYSEEEFDAIDQFIVHNRDLDFSYAAVKQLEGKYLVQNRVTGDIYESAQFLYVLVAACLFAKYPKESRLDYIRRFYDAASQFKISLPTPIMSGVRTPTRQFSSCVLIETDDNLDSINATSSAIVKYVSQRAGIGINAGRIRALGSSIRNGEAFHTGCIPFYKHFQTAVKSCSQGGVRGGAATLFYPLWHLEIESLLVLKNNRGVEENRVRHLDYGVQFNRTMYARLIKDDYITLFSPSDVPGLYDAYFEDQDKFEELYVKYENDPAIRKKRIKAVELFSLFLNERASTGRIYLQNVDHCNTHSPFNPKYAPVRQSNLCLEIALPTKPLQHFHDEEGEIALCTLSAFNLGAIKSLDELEELSELAVRALDSLLDYQDYPVKAAYNATMGRRTLGIGVINMAYYLAKNGAKYSDGSGNNLVHRTFEAMQYYLLKASNNLAKEQGACPKFNETTYSQGILPIDTYKKAVDEYCNEPLHLDWETLRENIKQHGLRNSTLSALMPSETSSQISNATNGIEPPRGLISVKASKDGVLKQVVPEITTLRDQYELLWSLENNTGYLQLCGIMQKFIDQTISANTNYDPSKYQDHKVPMQQLLKDLLMAYKYGVKTLYYHNTRDQAGTVSKDGKVKPAEAPTTVVIEEDEGCEGGACKI from the coding sequence ATGAACAACAGCCTTTCTGTTAGCAAACGTGACGGTTCGAAAGAACCACTCGACCTCGAAAAAATCCACCGCGTCATTACATGGGCCGCAAAAGGTCTAGATAATGTATCCGTTTCAGAAGTTGAAATTCGCTCTCATATTCAATTTTATGACGGCATAAAAACCGAAGACATACACGAAACGATCATTAAAGCTGCGGCAGATCTAATTTCAGAAACGACACCTGACTATCAGTATTTGTCAGCTCGTCTTGCTGTGTTCCACCTTCGTAAAAAAGCATACGGACAATTTGAGCCGCCTCGTTTATACGATCACGTTAAAAAAATGGTCAGCGAAAAACGTTACGACGAACATTTGTTAGCGGATTACAGCGAAGAAGAGTTCGATGCTATTGATCAGTTTATCGTCCATAACCGAGACCTTGATTTCAGCTACGCTGCGGTTAAGCAATTAGAAGGTAAATACCTAGTTCAAAACCGTGTAACAGGTGATATTTACGAAAGCGCACAGTTTCTATACGTCCTTGTAGCAGCTTGTTTATTCGCGAAATACCCTAAAGAATCTCGTTTGGACTACATCCGCCGTTTTTATGATGCCGCGTCACAGTTCAAGATTTCTCTACCTACACCTATTATGTCAGGTGTTCGTACTCCAACTCGTCAGTTTAGTTCTTGTGTTTTAATCGAAACAGACGACAATCTAGATTCAATCAATGCCACCTCATCTGCTATCGTTAAATATGTCAGCCAACGCGCTGGTATTGGTATTAATGCTGGCCGTATTCGTGCTTTAGGTAGCTCGATTAGAAATGGTGAAGCATTTCACACAGGTTGTATTCCTTTTTACAAGCACTTCCAAACCGCGGTTAAAAGCTGTTCTCAAGGTGGTGTTCGAGGCGGCGCTGCTACCCTATTCTACCCATTATGGCATCTAGAGATTGAGTCATTACTAGTACTCAAAAACAACCGCGGTGTAGAAGAAAACCGAGTTCGCCACTTAGACTACGGTGTACAGTTCAACCGCACTATGTATGCGCGTCTTATCAAAGATGATTACATTACGTTGTTCAGCCCGTCTGATGTACCTGGACTTTATGACGCATACTTTGAAGACCAAGATAAATTCGAAGAGTTATACGTTAAGTACGAAAACGACCCAGCTATCCGCAAAAAGCGAATCAAAGCCGTTGAGTTATTCAGCCTGTTCTTAAACGAACGAGCGAGTACCGGTCGTATCTACCTACAAAATGTTGATCACTGTAATACGCACAGTCCGTTTAATCCAAAATACGCGCCTGTACGTCAGAGTAACTTGTGTCTGGAAATTGCTTTACCAACCAAACCTCTACAACATTTCCATGACGAAGAAGGTGAAATTGCACTTTGTACACTTTCTGCCTTTAACTTAGGTGCAATCAAATCTCTTGATGAACTTGAAGAATTATCAGAATTAGCAGTACGTGCGCTTGATAGCCTATTGGATTATCAGGACTACCCTGTTAAGGCTGCATACAATGCAACTATGGGACGCCGTACACTAGGTATAGGTGTAATCAACATGGCTTACTATTTAGCCAAAAACGGTGCTAAATACTCGGATGGTTCAGGTAATAACCTAGTTCATAGAACTTTCGAAGCAATGCAGTATTACCTATTAAAAGCATCAAATAACCTAGCCAAAGAACAAGGTGCATGTCCAAAATTCAATGAGACCACCTACTCTCAAGGCATTTTACCGATTGATACCTACAAAAAAGCGGTAGATGAATACTGTAACGAGCCACTGCATTTAGACTGGGAAACATTACGTGAAAACATCAAGCAACATGGCTTACGTAACTCAACCTTGTCAGCATTAATGCCGTCGGAAACATCGTCACAAATTTCAAATGCGACCAATGGTATTGAGCCTCCGCGCGGTTTAATCAGTGTTAAAGCAAGTAAAGACGGCGTGCTTAAGCAGGTTGTGCCAGAAATCACAACGCTTCGCGACCAATACGAGTTATTGTGGAGCTTAGAGAACAACACTGGTTATTTACAGCTTTGTGGCATCATGCAGAAGTTTATTGACCAAACGATTTCAGCGAACACTAATTATGATCCAAGTAAATATCAGGACCATAAAGTTCCAATGCAACAGTTATTAAAAGACTTGTTAATGGCCTACAAATACGGTGTTAAAACACTTTATTATCACAATACTCGTGACCAAGCCGGTACAGTATCAAAAGACGGTAAAGTAAAACCAGCAGAAGCACCAACTACGGTGGTTATTGAAGAAGACGAAGGCTGTGAAGGTGGTGCGTGCAAGATTTAA